The window GATTCGGATGCCCCCGCCGATCTCCAGCGCCGCGGTCCCGATCCCTCCCTTCATCGCATACGACATGCCCAGGATCTTCCCCACCGTGGCGCCGGTCCCGGCCCCTACGTTCCCCTCCGGCACCGGGCCGTCGGTGGCGGCCTGGCAGGCCGCGTAACCCATCGCGGCGTCCGGGCGAACCCGCGGATCGCCGATGGCCAGGTCATACAGGATGGCGGCCGGAACGATGGGCACGCGTCCGCCAGGGGTTTCAAAGCCCACCCCACGCTCCTCCAGGTAGCGCATCACCCCGGAGGCGGCGTCCAGGCCGAAGGCGCTGCCGCCGGCCAGCACCACCGCGTGCACTTCCTGAACCAGGTGCATCGGCCGGAGGGCATCCGTCTCCCGGGTCCCGGGAGCTCCTCCTCGTTGATCCATCCCGGCCACCGCGCCCCGCTCGCAGAGCACCACCGTCACCCCGGTCAGGGCTTTCGGATCCTGCGCGTGGCCCACCCGGATCCCGGGCACGTCCGTGATCCCGTGTAGACGCCGGGCCATTTCCTCCCTCCGAATGCGCGCTTACGTCTCTCATCTTAGGGGCAAGACCGGACGCGGACAAGCCGGGGTTGCCCGCCCCGGAGGATCCGGGTATACCTTGCGTCATCCGACCTCGATCCATGCCGTTCGCTCCCGGAAACGGATGGAGGATCCCTTGCGCAGGCGAGGAGATCGCGAGGCCCACAGGCCCGGGCGTTCACGGGGG is drawn from Thermoflexus hugenholtzii and contains these coding sequences:
- a CDS encoding P1 family peptidase — its product is MARRLHGITDVPGIRVGHAQDPKALTGVTVVLCERGAVAGMDQRGGAPGTRETDALRPMHLVQEVHAVVLAGGSAFGLDAASGVMRYLEERGVGFETPGGRVPIVPAAILYDLAIGDPRVRPDAAMGYAACQAATDGPVPEGNVGAGTGATVGKILGMSYAMKGGIGTAALEIGGGIRIGALVAVNALGDVVDPHTGKILAGARRPDGAGFADTMAVLEALAGQISLSFRRRVPESTVIGVVATNAALTKEEANKVAQMAHNGLARAIRPAHTMVDGDTLFALATGEKEVDVSIVGAFAAEVVAEAIVRAIQAAEGVAGIPAWRDLAGETSDPT